tggatgatggatctaggggattacatgtggcaaaagatcatggaaaccctaaaagggagaatgatgattttatgtgcttatgtttattttcatgttgattattattacatccttgtggctaaatgaaatcctaatgatccctaaccctttttagtaccactattatcatggggactgaattgggatgatgaacacatcttaaaatgtgtttcaaaaggagaaggatggataagccaaaaaagaatcacgggtggctacgattctgttttccatcagatctgtagtcattttgtaaaaatcatatctggaggTCTAGAACTGAAatggaccccaaaccagttccaaaagttcacaaattaagttggctaactttcttaagaaggccaacctcactgataagggatttatctatgtgaaagaatggcatctttgctgttaggtctgatccgggtctgttctgatatgtcattttgttttcatcatttctaaggcttggaaaaggatccagagtgattccaagtttctatatgttccttatattatgaatttaagatctcgagaatatggggtgttatttccaattataaattgggtataatggatccacactccaggtcagtgggcagtcatcagcttttgctagtgctgtgattgtccacaatgtgaattttttatatggagtttgagagatgcttttcattcaattccaactctgacaCTTTCACTtctatgtcctttacttctcttaattttcttttggactaATTCTACACACAAGTTGgttagaattggccaacatcacttgactgtattgttggagacagaagtgatacaccattttgtaaaattcatatttaattcatcttttggagttagaatgagttctttatagttgtggaatccagagcaatcatagtttcctataaaatttatttaaagctatgtttctgttttagattttggagtaaatccgttttgaacagcaggtctgttttagagacctttctgtgattactcttttctcaactcatagcttcgttacttctcctttctaacctttagtccttcttaggtgaggttttgaagtttgctcaagcttggtagcattatttgattgttatccatccttaatactcactcaaggtgagttctctcacaccgttgtattaatgattgtgtttgctagttagctcgtgtgtgattatttgaatttattataaaagcatgctatataagtattgttttaattcgtacatgtgcactgtatgtaactaattatggatatggggacaccaccaaaggatacggatttaccggtgcggtgggtaggtaagatcaccaacgtaatactcttcgtgaggtgcggtgattagggccaaatgatacgggatcttcccggtgcggttcaaacctacaagtccttctcgtaatatagacattgattcgttctttgcctttatcattataattggaaaatggattagggctagtaaatatgaatgttagtacaatgcctgtgtttgaattcactaagcttcgtgcttacgtttttcccttataacttttcaggtgttaagattaaagaggctaaggcttgacatggagcatcgggacatcgctacttgttattttgttgggaccttattattattattacttccgcacttattttatatgattattaagttgatggattatgttatgactatttcagttgttttaatttaatttaagatgggttttaaaagtttaaaatttttgaaaaaaaaaaattgggtgtcaaaagttggtatctgagccacagtttgagggaactaggcattcttgtggatgttctagactcaaatttgaggctctataagagtttattttctttttaaaatatttttcaaactttCTGAAGACTAGTAGTGAAAGATGTCGCGGTGTACCAGTCAGCCAGCCAagtaagccttatttcttatgttaaatgtttatgttaaattgttgactatgaattggattCTACTAGCCTTAAAATATTAGATTACACACATAGTTAGTGTTAACATGTGAGAGAGTTGTAAAATTAACGGCTAGAGCGAActggaaattttgaaactagacgcgaatgcgaaattggaacttatgtggaaggtagtagaagggcccctactatttgaaacatcggtgccggtttcgagtcggggcaaggttgaaaatttttcggcaagctgagtgttttgtcttcctagaaatatctaggctgaattgtttctaagattttccttCTTCTGTGGATACCAATGGCTCCGCCTGCTCAacttaatcagctccaaatggAGCAAGTTAGGGATATTGTCGCTGAGGAATTCAATAACGGTTTCAACGAACTAATCCTGGGTGTGACCAACGACATAATCAACCAATTCGGTGCTCTTCTGGATGAGCATCTCGCGGCTATTCCCGGGGAAGCGTTACTGTCTCTGCCTGTTCAGGATTCGGCATACTACTTCGAGAAGTTCAACAAGTGTAGCTCTCCTCTTTGGAATGGTGAATCCGACCCAGTTGCTACTAAGCCCTGGGTGTCAGATATTGAGGGCGCCTTCATAAGTGTTGGGTGTCCGGACTAGTACAAAGCAGTGATCGCCATGAATCAGCTGTGAAAAAAGGGGAAAGACATAGTGGAACACCATCACCGCTCTATTGAACGAAGACGAAGTGAGGGCcatgtcttgggcccaatttgtggaGAGGTTCGAGGCACAATATGTGCCTAAGGTGGAGCAGCAGCGGATGCAACAAGAGTTCATGACCTTACAGCAGACTACCGAATCCGTTAGTGACCTGAACGCCAAGTTCTTGGCGATGCTATCTTTTTGCCCCTCGTTTGTTGGGAACGAGGCCTGGTTAGTCAGCCGGTACACGGCCATCCTACGTATCGAGATTCGGGAATTTGTTAGCATGCAGAAGTTCTCGAATTTATCTGCGATCATGAATGTAGCGAggaggagggaaatcgagttgcaAACCCAGTCCAAGAGGAAGGCCAATGACACCTCTTCCAAGACATCCAGAGATGCCCAGAAAACGCAAAAGCAGGGTAGTAAGTCAAGGTATGAGTATAGGACGTCTTCAGGGCGAGAAAAATATGTTGATATGCTACAACTACAAAAAGCCAGGGCATCATTGGAAGAATTGTAGGGATCCCCCTGCGAGTGTAGTACCTCATATTACTTCTACAATTCCCGTCTGCTATCACTGCAACGAGACGGGACACAAGAAGCCTGAATGCCCGAAGTTGAAGACTGGTAAAGGAGACAGGGGTACAAATCCTGCAATTGCATCATCCTCTAAGGGAACCATTATGGTGACACGAGGTCGTGCTCACCAGATGACTGTGGAGGAGCCGGTGATTACAACGACAGTGGCAGACACTTATTTGCTAGATTCCAAGCCcgatgttgttatgtttgatagcgGTGCTACCCATTCTTTTGTATCTCACATGTTTATTAATCGTTTGGGGCGTAGTATCGGAAAATTGGCTCACCCAATGGTTGTCGATGTTGTCGATAACCGCACTATTTATGTCACCGATGTCTATCGGGGTTGCACTCTCGAGTTTTCTGGAGTTGAATTCCCTATTGATCTTATCCCTATTGCGATGCGAGAGCTCTGcgttatcgtaggcatggattggcttgatGCGTTTGATGCGGAAATCCACTGTCGTAAGAAGCAAGTTCGTGTTCGAAACCCTAGAGGTGGAGAACTTATTATTCAGGGGGACATTCCCCGCCTGGCTATGGCTTCTTGCTCTTCTGCTATAGCACTAGACGACTTTCCTATCGTTTATGACTTCAACGATGTCTTTCTGTAGGAACTCCCTGGCTTACCACCTGttcggcaagtggagtttcgcattgatttggtgccaggtgcgactccggtagcgaaatctccttaccgcttggcaccacctgaAATGAAAGAGCTCCAAGATCAATTTCATGAACTAAGTGATAAAGGGTTTATACGGCCAAGTTGCTCGCCTTGGGGTGCTCctattctatttgtgaagaagaaagatggatcccagcgaatgtgtattgattatagggagctaaacaagcgcacgataaagaataggtacccattgccacgtattgacgatcttttcgatcagcttcagggatcatcttggttttccaagattgatttacgttacggttaccatcagatgcgggttcgtgaagaagacattgagaaaACAGCATTCCGTACTCACCCTCTGACATTGAGAAAACggtattaaggtcgatcaagccaaggttaatgcggttaaacaatggaagattccaaaaacaccttctgaaattcgcagtttcttgggtttagccggttattaccggaggttcattgaaaatttctctaaaatcgccttaccactcacccgattgaccaagaaatcaatgaatttcgtttggggcccggagcagcagctggcgtttgatgagctaaggaaacgattgtgtgatgctccgattttggccttacctgatcgggttgaggatatggtggtttactgtgatgcatcgcttcaaggtcttggtgtcgtgttaatgcaacgagatagggtgatagcctatgcctcccgacagctgaaaccccacgaacgaaactaccccactcatgatttggagcttggggctgttgttttcgctcttaagatttggagacactatctctatggagtgaagtttatcatatacactgaccataagagtctaaaatatttgttcgagcagcgggatttgaatatgaggcagatccGATGGTTGGATGtcgtaaaagattatgattgtgaaattcactaccaccccggtaaagctaatgtggtagctgatgctctcagtcgtaaacaatctgccgaaccgattcgagctaagtgtctccggatcacgatggtgtcgtctttgttagatctaatccgggacgcccaaaagacggcaatactggaggaaaacattaggcgtgagaagattgggaaagagttgcctaagatggaacgagacgggcggggtttgctgactcgctacggtagggtttgggttccatataccgggggaaatcggaaaaccctaatggatgagtctcataagtcaaaattttctatccatcctggtgctactaaaatgtatcgggaccctcatgaggcttactggtggcatggaatgaagaatgatgtggctcgatttgtggaagaatgtatgacctatctgaaggtcaaggcggaacaccagaaaccgcatgggaagttgcaaccattggagattcctgaatggaaatgggagcatctaaccatggacttcattacaaaacttcctagaactgcccgaggatcagatacgatatgggtgattgttgatcgtttgactaagagtgctcactttctggctataaaggagagctcatcggcggagaaattagccgagatctttgttcgggagattgtctcattacatggggtgcccgtttctatcgtctccgatcgagacacccgatttacctctcggttctggaggaagtttcaagaggaattggGCACATGATTACATTTTACTACCGccttccatccgcagacagacgggcagagtgagcggacgattcagaccttggaggacatgcttagggcgtgtgcgatggattttgggggtagttgggatgaccatctacatctagctgagttttcttatacaacagctatcactcgagcattaaaatgcctccgtatgaagccttgtacgggaggaagtgcaggacgcccgtttgttggggcgaggctCGGCAGAGGGTACTTGGGAGCCCCgtgttttctcggtacgtttggttattttaatttaattatccttgtaaccttgggttaatttatttaaccaatgtctgatttcttatgttattggactcttttgatcatcttgtaaactccttttattgaagtccatgggctatgggcctatttgcaaagtccatctagttaatagtacttaatgtgtaaattgaatcatttggaacacacacaaggaaaacactctaaaccctccctctctctcaaaaatcgtccctctctctctctttgggatcaagagcagccaaggggctgtttggagcttaattcttgttcatttccagccttgattcgtattggtatgaacctccttatcctttcttacgacttgattcataaccttgttctagttttattaTTTCATCTTCACCTTTTCTCATTCTTATAttattgtaattgtatgttatacatcatgtcaagatcctatcttcaccccatatatggtggatgatggatctaggggattacatgtggcaaaagatcatggaaaccctaaaagggagaatgatgattttatgtgcttatgtttattttcatgttgattattattacatccttgtggctaaatgaaatcctaatgatccctaaccctttttagtaccactattatcatggggactgaattgggatgatgaacacatcttaaaatgtgtttcaaaaggagaaggatggataagccaaaaaagaatcacgggtggctacgattctgttttccatcagatctgtagtcattttgtaaaaatcatatctggaggTCTAGAACTGAAatggaccccaaaccagttccaaaagttcacaaattaagttggctaactttcttaagaaggccaacctcactgataagggatttatctatgtgaaagaatggcatctttgctgttaggtctgatccgggtctgttctgatatgtcattttgttttcatcatttctaaggcttggaaaaggatccagagtgattccaagtttctatatgttccttatattatgaatttaagatctcgagaatatggggtgttatttccaattataaattgggtataatggatccacactccaggtcagtgggcagtcatcagcttttgctagtgctgtgattgtccacaatgtgaattttttatatggagtttgagagatgcttttcattcaattccaactctgacaCTTTCACTtctatgtcctttacttctcttaattttcttttggactaATTCTACACACAAGTTGgttagaattggccaacatcacttgactgtattgttggagacagaagtgatacaccattttgtaaaattcatatttaattcatcttttggagttagaatgagttctttatagttgtggaatccagagcaatcatagtttcctataaaatttatttaaagctatgtttctgttttagattttggagtaaatccgttttgaacagcaggtctgttttagagacctttctgtgattactcttttctcaactcatagcttcgttacttctcctttctaacctttagtccttcttaggtgaggttttgaagtttgctcaagcttggtagcattatttgattgttatccatccttaatactcactcaaggtgagttctctcacaccgttgtattaatgattgtgtttgctagttagctcgtgtgtgattatttgaatttattataaaagcatgctatataagtattgttttaattcgtacatgtgcactgtatgtaactaattatggatatggggacaccaccaaaggatacggatttaccggtgcggtgggtaggtaagatcaccaacataatactcttcgtgaggtgcggtgattagggccaaatgatacgggatcttcccggtgcggttcaaacctacaagtccttctcgtaatatagacattgattcgttctttgcctttatcattataattggaaaatggattagggctagtaaatatgaatgttagtacaatgtctgtgtttgaattcactaagcttcgtgcttacgtttttcccttataacttttcaggtgttaagattaaagaggctaaggcttgacatcgagcatcgggacatcgctacttgttattttgttgggaccttattattattattacttccgcacttattttatatgattattaagttgatggattatgttatgactatttcagttgttttaatttaatttaagatgggttttaaaagtttaaaatttttgaaaaaaaaaaattgggtgtcacagAAGTAGCGTGAACGGAGGATGAATCGGCCATTGTTGAAgatgggaagaagatgatgaacagtaaggtttcagggaatttttgctctcttgggaatttgatgcagtaaagaggtaaatgggagaggatgtcgctttttatagtgggtttaaggagagagaaaaatctgacCAAATCTTCCATCGAAATACCCAGGGTTTTTCGGaatgactgatgcgtgacagttgtggaaccgatgatcacgcatgagagagaatgtcagattcCGAAGAAAatgccgcccaacaagcgccgtttctgatGAACCGTTTCATATTCACACGCGCCTTtttgtgccagagaggaaccgtttcaattctcacacgcgtctgcgacgtcagtTAAAGATGGACGCTTCAAATTCGCACGCGTTCCCTAttccgccgtttgaaatcaaatcacttaacctcccgcctgagtcagcaactcttcatcttatcccaTTAAAATGTAActgcatcttttgaataaaacgccCACATGGATTAATTTGGACCACAACTTATAATCAACCA
The genomic region above belongs to Lactuca sativa cultivar Salinas chromosome 4, Lsat_Salinas_v11, whole genome shotgun sequence and contains:
- the LOC111885128 gene encoding uncharacterized protein LOC111885128, which translates into the protein MLICYNYKKPGHHWKNCRDPPASVVPHITSTIPVCYHCNETGHKKPECPKLKTGKGDRGTNPAIASSSKGTIMVTRGRAHQMTVEEPVITTTVADTYLLDSKPDVVMFDSGATHSFVSHMFINRLGRSIGKLAHPMVVDVVDNRTIYVTDVYRGCTLEFSGVEFPIDLIPIAMRELCVIVGMDWLDAFDAEIHCRKKQVRVRNPRGGELIIQGDIPRLAMASCSSAIALDDFPIVYDFNDVFL